A region of Beijerinckia sp. 28-YEA-48 DNA encodes the following proteins:
- the rplO gene encoding 50S ribosomal protein L15 — MKLNDIRDNPGSSQERTRVGRGIGSGKGKQAGRGGKGQTARSGVRIKGFEGGQMPLHRRLPKRGFTAPFSTDYNEVNVGRVQQAIEAGKLDGAKTVTLEALIAAGVCSKARDGVKLLGSGELKAKVAFEVAAASKSAIAAIEKAGGSVKLLNEAPAEGA; from the coding sequence ATGAAACTCAACGACATTCGGGACAATCCCGGTTCCTCTCAGGAACGCACCCGCGTCGGCCGTGGTATCGGTTCCGGCAAGGGCAAGCAGGCCGGCCGCGGCGGCAAAGGCCAGACCGCACGTTCAGGCGTGCGTATCAAGGGCTTCGAAGGTGGTCAGATGCCGCTGCATCGGCGCCTGCCGAAGCGCGGCTTCACGGCTCCGTTCAGCACTGATTACAACGAGGTCAACGTTGGCCGCGTGCAGCAGGCTATCGAAGCTGGCAAGCTCGATGGCGCCAAGACGGTGACCCTCGAGGCGCTGATCGCGGCGGGCGTTTGCTCGAAGGCGCGTGACGGTGTGAAGCTGCTCGGCAGCGGCGAATTGAAGGCGAAAGTGGCCTTCGAAGTGGCCGCTGCGTCGAAGTCCGCCATTGCGGCCATCGAAAAGGCGGGCGGCAGCGTTAAGCTCTTGAACGAAGCCCCGGCCGAAGGCGCTTGA
- the rplE gene encoding 50S ribosomal protein L5 gives MRKHYDEVVRKQMIEEFGYKNPLEVPTIEKIVINMGVGDAVNDTKKVTTAAGDLALISGQKPVVTKARKAISTFKLRENMPIGAKVTLRKTRMYEFLDRLVTIALPRIRDFRGLNPKSFDGNGNYAMGIKEHLVFPEIDYDKIDSVIGMDVIVCTTAKTDDEARALLRAFNFPFRQ, from the coding sequence ATGCGCAAGCATTACGACGAAGTCGTACGCAAGCAGATGATCGAGGAATTCGGCTATAAGAATCCCCTCGAAGTGCCGACGATCGAGAAGATCGTCATCAACATGGGCGTTGGCGATGCCGTCAACGACACCAAGAAGGTGACGACCGCTGCGGGCGATCTGGCGCTGATTTCCGGTCAGAAGCCGGTGGTGACCAAGGCTCGTAAGGCGATCTCGACCTTTAAGCTGCGCGAGAACATGCCGATCGGCGCCAAGGTGACTTTGCGCAAGACGCGGATGTATGAGTTTCTGGACCGTCTGGTGACGATCGCGCTGCCGCGCATTCGTGACTTTCGCGGCCTGAATCCGAAGTCGTTCGATGGCAATGGCAACTATGCCATGGGCATCAAGGAACACCTGGTGTTCCCGGAGATCGACTACGACAAGATCGACTCGGTTATTGGCATGGACGTGATTGTCTGCACGACGGCCAAGACCGACGACGAGGCGCGCGCCCTGTTGCGCGCATTTAACTTCCCGTTCCGGCAGTGA
- the rpsJ gene encoding 30S ribosomal protein S10: MNGQNIRIRLKAFDHRILDTSTKEIVSTAKRTGAQVRGPIPLPTQIEKFTVNRSPHVDKKSREQFEIRTHKRVLDIVDPTPQTVDALMKLDLAAGVDVEIKL; this comes from the coding sequence ATGAACGGCCAAAATATCCGCATACGCCTTAAGGCGTTTGATCACCGGATTCTCGATACGTCGACGAAAGAAATCGTTTCGACGGCGAAGCGGACCGGCGCGCAAGTGCGCGGCCCGATCCCGCTGCCGACGCAGATCGAGAAGTTCACGGTCAACCGTTCGCCGCACGTCGACAAGAAGTCGCGCGAACAGTTCGAAATTCGTACCCACAAGCGCGTCCTCGACATTGTCGATCCGACGCCGCAGACGGTCGATGCACTCATGAAACTCGACCTCGCGGCCGGTGTGGACGTCGAGATCAAGCTCTAA
- the rplD gene encoding 50S ribosomal protein L4, with the protein MKIDILSIDGAQSGSIELNDEIFGLEPRADLIARMIRYQLAARRAGTHAVKNRADINRTTKKMYKQKGTGGARHGSMRVPQFRGGGRAFGPVVRSHAHDLPKKVRALALRHALSQKMRDGGVVIWQSADIAEAKTKALAASFAKAGLNSALIIDGTEPQQNFCLAARNIPNIDVLPVQGINVYDIFRREKLVLTKAAIEALEARFK; encoded by the coding sequence GTGAAAATCGACATTCTGTCCATCGACGGCGCCCAGTCCGGCTCGATCGAGCTCAACGACGAAATTTTCGGTCTTGAGCCGCGTGCTGACCTGATCGCTCGCATGATCCGCTACCAGCTGGCGGCGCGTCGCGCCGGTACGCATGCGGTGAAGAACCGTGCGGACATCAACCGCACGACCAAGAAGATGTACAAGCAGAAGGGCACGGGCGGCGCTCGCCACGGCTCAATGCGCGTGCCGCAGTTCCGCGGTGGTGGTCGCGCCTTCGGCCCGGTCGTTCGCAGCCATGCGCATGATCTGCCCAAGAAGGTCCGTGCCCTGGCCCTGCGTCATGCTCTGTCGCAGAAGATGCGCGACGGCGGCGTGGTGATCTGGCAGTCGGCTGATATCGCTGAAGCGAAGACCAAGGCGCTCGCCGCGTCCTTCGCCAAGGCCGGCCTCAACTCGGCTTTGATCATCGACGGCACCGAGCCGCAGCAGAACTTCTGCCTGGCGGCCCGCAACATCCCGAACATCGACGTGCTGCCCGTGCAGGGCATCAACGTCTACGACATTTTCCGCCGTGAGAAGCTGGTGCTGACCAAGGCGGCGATCGAGGCGCTGGAGGCGCGATTCAAATGA
- the rplB gene encoding 50S ribosomal protein L2 — protein sequence MALKSFKPVTPSLRQLVIVDRSDLWKGKPVKTLTEGKSQKGGRNNHGRITVRFRGGGHKQTYRLVDFKRRKLDVAAKVERLEYDPNRTAFIALIKYADGELSYILAPQRLAPGDEVISGKQVDVKPGNAMPLSNIPVGTIVHNIEMKIGKGGVLARSAGTYAQIVGRDQGMVIMRLNSGEQRLVHGQCFATIGAVSNPDHMNINLGKAGRNRWLGQRPHNRGVVMNPVDHPHGGGEGRTSGGRHPVTPWGKPTKGKKTRSNKSTDKFIVTSRHKSKKKG from the coding sequence ATGGCACTGAAATCATTCAAGCCCGTCACGCCTAGCCTGCGCCAGCTGGTGATCGTTGACCGCTCTGACCTCTGGAAGGGCAAGCCGGTCAAGACACTGACGGAAGGCAAGTCGCAGAAGGGCGGTCGCAACAACCACGGTCGCATCACGGTGCGGTTCCGCGGCGGTGGCCACAAGCAGACATACCGTCTCGTCGACTTCAAGCGTCGCAAGCTTGACGTCGCGGCGAAAGTCGAGCGGTTGGAATATGATCCCAACCGCACGGCGTTCATCGCGCTGATCAAGTATGCGGACGGCGAGCTGTCTTACATCTTGGCGCCGCAGCGCCTGGCGCCGGGCGATGAAGTCATCTCCGGCAAGCAGGTCGACGTGAAGCCCGGCAATGCGATGCCGCTGTCGAACATCCCGGTGGGCACGATCGTGCACAACATCGAGATGAAGATCGGCAAGGGTGGTGTTCTGGCCCGTTCGGCTGGCACCTACGCGCAGATCGTCGGCCGCGACCAGGGCATGGTGATCATGCGCCTGAACTCGGGCGAGCAGCGTTTGGTTCACGGCCAGTGCTTCGCCACGATCGGCGCGGTGTCGAACCCGGACCACATGAACATCAACCTCGGCAAGGCGGGTCGTAACCGTTGGCTCGGCCAGCGTCCGCATAACCGCGGCGTTGTCATGAACCCGGTCGACCATCCGCACGGCGGTGGTGAAGGCCGTACCTCAGGTGGTCGTCACCCGGTGACCCCGTGGGGCAAGCCCACCAAGGGTAAGAAGACCCGTTCGAATAAGTCGACGGATAAGTTCATCGTGACCTCGCGTCACAAGAGCAAGAAGAAGGGCTAA
- the rplP gene encoding 50S ribosomal protein L16, translating to MLQPKRTKFRKAFKGRIHGNAKGGFELNFGQFGLKALEPERITARQIEAARRAMTRHMRRAGRVWIRIFPDVPVSKKPTEVRMGKGKGAPEFWAARVAPGRIMFEIDGVPADLAREAMTLAAAKLPIKTRFVQRIAE from the coding sequence ATGTTGCAACCCAAGCGCACCAAATTTAGAAAGGCCTTCAAAGGCCGCATCCATGGCAATGCCAAGGGTGGCTTCGAACTCAATTTCGGCCAATTTGGCTTGAAAGCTCTTGAGCCGGAGCGTATTACCGCGCGTCAGATCGAGGCGGCCCGCCGCGCGATGACTCGCCACATGCGCCGTGCTGGCCGCGTGTGGATCCGCATTTTCCCGGACGTGCCCGTGTCGAAGAAGCCGACCGAAGTGCGCATGGGTAAAGGCAAGGGCGCGCCGGAATTCTGGGCCGCGCGCGTCGCGCCGGGCCGTATCATGTTCGAGATCGACGGCGTCCCCGCTGATCTCGCCCGTGAGGCGATGACTCTTGCGGCGGCCAAGCTGCCGATCAAGACGCGCTTCGTGCAGCGCATTGCCGAATAA
- the rpsH gene encoding 30S ribosomal protein S8, with protein sequence MNDPLGDMLTRIRNAQMRRKGSVNTPGSRLRANVLEVLKDEGYIRGYSSTDYGNGRSEFEIELKYYEGEPVIRQIQRVSKPGRRVYAAVSQMPRVANGLGITIVSTPKGVMADHSAREQNVGGEVLCRVF encoded by the coding sequence ATGAATGATCCTTTGGGCGATATGCTCACCCGTATCCGTAACGCACAGATGCGTCGCAAGGGCTCGGTCAATACGCCGGGTTCGCGCTTGCGCGCTAACGTGCTGGAAGTCCTCAAGGATGAGGGCTATATCCGCGGTTATTCGTCCACCGATTACGGCAATGGCCGTTCGGAGTTCGAAATCGAACTGAAGTACTACGAAGGCGAGCCTGTGATCCGTCAGATCCAGCGCGTCTCCAAGCCCGGTCGGCGTGTTTACGCCGCCGTTTCGCAGATGCCCCGCGTCGCCAACGGCCTCGGCATCACCATTGTTTCGACTCCGAAGGGCGTCATGGCCGATCATTCTGCTCGCGAGCAGAACGTCGGCGGTGAAGTGCTCTGCCGGGTCTTCTGA
- the rplN gene encoding 50S ribosomal protein L14 — protein MIQMQTALDVADNSGARRVMCIKVLGGSKRRYAGVGDIIVVSIKEAIPRGRVKKGDVMKAVVVRTAKDIKRADGSVIRFDSNAAVLINNQSEPVGTRIFGPVPRELRAKNHMKIISLAPEVL, from the coding sequence ATGATTCAGATGCAGACCGCCCTCGATGTGGCGGATAATTCAGGTGCACGACGTGTAATGTGCATCAAGGTGCTCGGCGGTTCAAAACGCCGTTACGCCGGTGTTGGCGACATCATCGTCGTCTCCATCAAGGAAGCCATTCCGCGCGGTCGCGTGAAGAAGGGCGACGTGATGAAGGCGGTTGTCGTTCGTACAGCCAAGGACATCAAGCGCGCCGACGGTTCGGTGATCCGCTTTGATTCCAACGCCGCCGTTCTGATCAACAATCAGAGCGAGCCGGTCGGGACCCGTATCTTCGGGCCGGTTCCGCGCGAGCTTCGCGCCAAGAACCACATGAAGATCATCTCGCTCGCGCCGGAGGTGTTGTAA
- a CDS encoding 50S ribosomal protein L23, translating into MSQAARFADARHYDVILSPVITEKATMASEQNKVVFKVRKEATKIEIKLAVERLFDVKVESVNTNVRKGKNRVFRGRRGTQSDVKRAVVTLAEGHRIDVTTGL; encoded by the coding sequence ATGAGCCAGGCAGCGCGTTTCGCCGATGCTCGCCACTACGACGTGATCTTGTCGCCGGTTATTACCGAAAAAGCGACGATGGCGTCCGAGCAGAACAAGGTGGTCTTCAAGGTCCGCAAGGAAGCCACGAAGATCGAGATCAAGCTCGCAGTCGAGCGGCTTTTCGACGTCAAGGTCGAAAGCGTGAATACCAATGTCCGCAAGGGCAAGAATCGCGTATTCCGCGGCCGCCGCGGCACGCAGAGCGACGTCAAGCGCGCCGTTGTGACCCTCGCCGAGGGCCACCGGATCGACGTGACGACCGGTCTGTGA
- the rplX gene encoding 50S ribosomal protein L24, whose translation MAAKIKKGDKVVLLAGRDKGRSGEVVRVMPTEERAIVRGVNMVRRHQRQTQTQEGGIISKEASVHLSNLAVADPKDGKPTRVAFKILDDGRKVRVAKRSGETIDG comes from the coding sequence ATGGCCGCTAAGATCAAGAAGGGCGACAAGGTCGTTCTGCTCGCCGGTCGCGACAAGGGGCGTTCGGGCGAAGTCGTGCGCGTGATGCCGACCGAAGAGCGCGCCATCGTGCGTGGCGTCAACATGGTTCGTCGTCATCAGCGTCAGACCCAGACCCAGGAAGGCGGCATCATCTCGAAGGAAGCCTCCGTCCATCTGTCCAACCTCGCCGTGGCTGATCCGAAGGACGGCAAGCCGACGCGCGTTGCGTTCAAGATTCTCGACGACGGCCGCAAGGTTCGTGTCGCCAAGCGTTCCGGAGAAACGATCGATGGCTGA
- the rpsS gene encoding 30S ribosomal protein S19, with protein sequence MTRSIWKGPFVDGYLLKKAETSRASGRSEVIKIWSRRSTILPQFVGLTFGVHNGHKHIPVNINEDMIGHKFGEFSPTRTFHGHAADKKAKRG encoded by the coding sequence ATGACGCGTTCGATCTGGAAAGGTCCGTTCGTCGACGGCTATCTGCTCAAGAAGGCAGAAACGTCGCGCGCCTCCGGCCGCTCCGAAGTTATCAAGATCTGGAGCCGCCGCTCCACGATCCTGCCGCAGTTCGTCGGTCTGACGTTCGGCGTCCATAACGGCCACAAGCATATCCCCGTGAACATCAACGAGGACATGATCGGTCACAAGTTCGGCGAGTTCTCGCCGACCCGTACTTTCCATGGCCACGCCGCCGATAAGAAGGCGAAGAGAGGCTGA
- the rplC gene encoding 50S ribosomal protein L3: MRSGVIAQKVGMTRVFTDAGEHVPVTVLKLDGCQVVAHRTKDQNGYTAVQLGFGRAKVKNVPKAERERFARAQVEPKMKLAEFRVPEEQLIPVGAEITADHFVAGQYVDVSGTTIGKGFAGPMKRWNFAGLRATHGVSVSHRSHGSTGQRQDPGKTFKQKKMAGHLGAERVTTQNLRVVQTDVARGLVLVEGAVPGHAGGYIYLRDAVKKPLPKDAPQPGKFKLPEAAPGEEKKEG, translated from the coding sequence ATGCGTTCAGGTGTCATTGCACAGAAGGTCGGCATGACCCGCGTCTTTACAGACGCAGGCGAACATGTGCCGGTCACGGTTCTCAAGCTCGACGGCTGTCAGGTCGTCGCGCATCGGACCAAGGATCAGAACGGCTATACCGCCGTGCAGCTCGGCTTCGGCCGCGCCAAGGTGAAGAATGTTCCGAAGGCGGAGCGCGAGCGCTTTGCCCGCGCGCAGGTCGAGCCGAAGATGAAGCTCGCCGAATTCCGCGTGCCGGAAGAGCAGCTGATCCCGGTTGGTGCGGAGATCACCGCCGATCATTTCGTTGCCGGCCAGTACGTGGACGTCAGCGGCACGACGATCGGTAAGGGCTTCGCCGGTCCGATGAAGCGTTGGAACTTCGCCGGTCTGCGTGCCACCCACGGCGTGTCTGTCTCGCACCGTTCGCACGGTTCGACCGGTCAGCGTCAGGATCCGGGCAAGACCTTCAAGCAGAAGAAAATGGCCGGCCATCTCGGCGCCGAGCGCGTGACGACGCAGAACCTGCGGGTTGTGCAGACGGACGTTGCTCGCGGCCTCGTGCTGGTTGAAGGCGCCGTCCCGGGCCATGCCGGCGGTTACATCTATCTGCGTGACGCGGTGAAGAAGCCGCTGCCGAAGGATGCGCCGCAGCCAGGCAAGTTCAAGCTGCCGGAAGCAGCCCCCGGCGAAGAAAAGAAGGAGGGCTGA
- the rpsC gene encoding 30S ribosomal protein S3 gives MGQKVNPVGLRLGINRTWDSRWFAGRGEYAKLLHEDLAIRAALMKALKQAAVSKIIIERPHKKCRVTIHSARPGVVIGKKGADIDKIRKLVSKLTESEVVINIVEVRKPEIDATLVADSIAQQLERRVAFRRAMKRAVQSAMRLGAQGIRINCSGRLGGAEIARLEWYREGRVPLHTLRADVDYGVATAHTAYGTCGIKVWIFKGEILEHDPMAQDKRQSELDAGGGGGERRPRREGREGREGRNNRDAA, from the coding sequence ATGGGTCAGAAAGTCAATCCGGTCGGTCTGCGTCTCGGCATTAACCGCACCTGGGATTCGCGTTGGTTCGCAGGGCGTGGCGAGTACGCCAAGCTGCTGCACGAGGACCTTGCCATCCGCGCGGCGCTGATGAAGGCGCTGAAGCAGGCTGCGGTCTCGAAGATCATCATTGAACGCCCGCATAAGAAGTGTCGCGTGACGATCCACTCCGCCCGTCCGGGCGTGGTGATCGGCAAGAAGGGCGCCGATATCGACAAAATCCGTAAGTTGGTGTCTAAGCTGACCGAATCGGAAGTCGTCATCAACATCGTCGAAGTGCGCAAGCCTGAGATCGATGCAACCTTGGTGGCGGATTCGATCGCTCAGCAGCTCGAGCGCCGTGTTGCCTTCCGCCGCGCCATGAAACGCGCTGTGCAGTCGGCGATGCGTCTGGGCGCCCAGGGCATCCGGATCAATTGCTCGGGCCGTCTTGGCGGTGCTGAAATCGCTCGTCTCGAGTGGTATCGCGAAGGCCGCGTGCCGTTGCATACGCTGCGCGCCGACGTGGATTACGGCGTTGCTACCGCGCATACGGCTTACGGCACGTGCGGTATCAAGGTCTGGATCTTCAAAGGCGAGATCCTCGAGCACGATCCGATGGCGCAGGATAAGCGTCAGAGCGAACTGGATGCCGGTGGTGGTGGCGGTGAACGCCGTCCGCGTCGGGAAGGTCGTGAGGGCCGCGAAGGCCGCAATAACCGCGACGCTGCGTAA
- the rplF gene encoding 50S ribosomal protein L6, whose protein sequence is MSRVGKKPVTIPSGVTAKVDGQNVAVKGAKGELKFAAPPEIAVTLDGSAIKVDPRGNSKRDRAMWGMSRAMIANLVTGVTNGFEKKLEITGVGYKAAVVGKTLQLSLGYSHDVNYPIPAGIAIVTPRPTEVAISGIDRRQVGQVAAEIRSLRGPEPYKGKGIKYAGEFIFRKEGKKK, encoded by the coding sequence ATGTCTCGTGTCGGCAAGAAGCCCGTCACCATCCCGTCCGGCGTCACCGCGAAGGTCGATGGCCAGAACGTCGCCGTCAAAGGCGCCAAGGGCGAACTGAAGTTCGCGGCTCCTCCGGAGATCGCTGTTACCCTCGATGGTAGCGCGATCAAGGTCGATCCGCGTGGCAATTCCAAGCGTGACCGTGCCATGTGGGGCATGTCGCGCGCCATGATCGCCAATCTGGTGACCGGCGTGACCAATGGTTTCGAGAAGAAGCTCGAAATCACCGGCGTCGGTTACAAGGCGGCCGTGGTTGGCAAGACCCTGCAGCTGTCGCTTGGCTACAGCCACGACGTCAACTATCCGATCCCCGCTGGCATCGCGATCGTGACGCCGCGTCCGACCGAAGTGGCGATCTCGGGTATCGATCGTCGTCAGGTTGGCCAGGTTGCCGCTGAAATCCGCTCGCTGCGTGGTCCGGAGCCCTATAAGGGCAAGGGCATCAAATACGCTGGCGAATTCATCTTCCGCAAGGAAGGCAAGAAGAAGTAA
- the rpmC gene encoding 50S ribosomal protein L29: protein MKTNQRVSDLRAMTEDQLVDEVMKLKKEQFNLRFQRATGQLDNTSRVQVVRRDIARAKTLAAQKRSAAK from the coding sequence ATGAAAACGAATCAACGCGTCTCCGATCTTCGCGCGATGACCGAGGATCAGTTGGTCGACGAAGTGATGAAGCTGAAGAAGGAGCAGTTCAACCTGCGCTTTCAGCGCGCTACCGGGCAGCTCGACAATACGTCGCGCGTCCAGGTCGTTCGCCGTGACATCGCCCGCGCCAAGACTCTAGCGGCGCAAAAGCGCAGCGCCGCAAAGTAA
- the rplV gene encoding 50S ribosomal protein L22, translating to MSKPKMERKLGENEAKAVARMLRVSPQKLNLVAQLIRGKKVETALADLEFSRKRISVEVRKALQSAIANAENNHSLDVDDLVVSEAHVGKAMVMKRFHARARGRAGSIEKAFSNLTIVVREVPSEAKA from the coding sequence ATGTCGAAGCCGAAAATGGAACGTAAGCTCGGCGAGAACGAGGCCAAAGCGGTGGCGCGCATGCTGCGCGTCAGCCCGCAGAAGCTGAACCTCGTTGCCCAGCTCATCCGCGGCAAGAAGGTCGAGACGGCGCTTGCCGATCTTGAGTTTTCGCGTAAGCGGATCTCCGTCGAAGTTCGTAAGGCGCTGCAGAGCGCGATTGCGAACGCCGAAAACAATCATTCGCTCGATGTGGACGATCTGGTCGTCTCAGAGGCGCATGTTGGCAAGGCCATGGTCATGAAGCGCTTTCATGCCCGTGCTCGTGGTCGCGCCGGCAGCATCGAGAAGGCCTTCTCGAACCTGACGATCGTGGTTCGCGAAGTTCCTAGCGAAGCGAAGGCCTGA
- the rpsQ gene encoding 30S ribosomal protein S17, which produces MPKRILQGVVVSDKQAKTVVVKVERRFTHPLLKKTVRRTKHYHAHDENKAYKVGDTVSIVESKPISKLKRWAVVEAAPKA; this is translated from the coding sequence ATGCCGAAGCGAATTCTCCAAGGCGTCGTCGTGAGCGACAAGCAGGCTAAGACGGTTGTCGTCAAGGTCGAGCGCCGTTTCACGCACCCGCTGCTCAAGAAGACCGTGCGCCGCACTAAGCACTACCATGCGCACGATGAGAATAAGGCTTACAAGGTCGGCGATACCGTCTCCATCGTGGAGTCGAAGCCGATTTCGAAGCTGAAGCGTTGGGCCGTTGTGGAAGCGGCGCCAAAAGCTTAA
- the rplR gene encoding 50S ribosomal protein L18 codes for MANTNQVAARRKARVRRSIRARAYGKPRLSVHRTSKQIYAQIIDDEKGATLVAASSLEKDQRSALKTGANVDAAKAIGKLIAERASKAGIKEVVFDRGSYMFHGRVKALAEGAREGGLDF; via the coding sequence ATGGCGAATACCAATCAGGTCGCCGCCCGCCGCAAGGCGCGCGTCCGCCGCTCGATCCGTGCCCGGGCTTATGGCAAGCCGCGTTTGTCCGTGCATCGCACGTCCAAGCAGATCTATGCGCAGATCATCGACGACGAGAAGGGTGCGACGCTCGTCGCGGCCTCTTCGCTCGAAAAGGATCAGCGTTCGGCTCTCAAGACCGGTGCGAACGTGGATGCCGCTAAGGCGATCGGCAAGTTGATTGCCGAGCGCGCCAGCAAGGCGGGCATCAAGGAAGTCGTGTTCGATCGCGGCTCCTATATGTTTCACGGCCGCGTCAAGGCGCTGGCCGAAGGGGCGCGCGAAGGCGGCCTCGACTTCTAA
- the rpmD gene encoding 50S ribosomal protein L30 — MANSSSKQITLEQLKSPIGRPLEQRATLKGLGLNKIGRRSSVEDTPAVRGMVAKVAHLVRVVDGK; from the coding sequence ATGGCAAACTCTTCCAGCAAGCAAATCACGCTCGAACAGCTTAAGAGCCCGATTGGGCGTCCGCTCGAACAGCGCGCGACTTTGAAGGGCCTCGGCCTGAATAAGATCGGCCGTCGCTCTTCGGTTGAGGACACTCCGGCTGTTCGCGGCATGGTCGCAAAAGTTGCGCACCTCGTGCGCGTCGTCGACGGCAAGTAA
- the rpsE gene encoding 30S ribosomal protein S5, with product MARDSEGGGRRDRDDRDSEFVDRLVHINRVAKVVKGGRRFGFAALVVVGDQKGRVGFGHGKAREVPEAIRKATEAAKRGLIRVPLREGRTLHHDVRGRHGAGRVVVRAAPAGTGIIAGGPMRAVFETLGVHDVVAKSQGSSNPYNMVRATFDALKHEDSPRTVAARRNLKVSVLQSRRQGVDADATDA from the coding sequence ATGGCAAGAGATTCTGAAGGCGGTGGCCGCCGCGATCGCGATGACCGCGATAGCGAGTTCGTCGACCGTTTGGTGCACATCAACCGCGTCGCCAAAGTGGTGAAGGGCGGCCGTCGTTTCGGCTTCGCCGCGCTGGTTGTTGTCGGCGACCAGAAGGGCCGGGTCGGTTTTGGCCACGGCAAGGCGCGTGAAGTGCCGGAAGCTATCCGCAAGGCGACGGAAGCCGCCAAGCGTGGCCTGATCCGCGTGCCGCTGCGCGAAGGTCGTACTCTGCATCATGACGTGCGTGGCCGCCACGGTGCGGGTCGCGTTGTCGTGCGTGCCGCTCCGGCTGGTACCGGCATCATCGCCGGCGGTCCGATGCGCGCTGTTTTCGAGACGCTCGGTGTGCATGACGTTGTCGCCAAGTCGCAGGGGTCGTCAAACCCCTACAACATGGTGCGCGCCACGTTCGATGCGCTGAAGCATGAAGATTCGCCGCGCACTGTTGCCGCGCGCCGCAATCTGAAGGTTTCGGTTCTGCAGTCGCGTCGCCAAGGCGTCGACGCCGACGCAACTGACGCGTGA
- the rpsN gene encoding 30S ribosomal protein S14 gives MAKKSAVQNQKRKERLVKKFAGRRARLKEIVNDESLSIEERFDASLKLAQVPRNSSATRLRNRCEVTGRPRAFHRKMKMSRIAVRELGSKGLIPGLVKSSW, from the coding sequence ATGGCAAAGAAGAGCGCAGTACAGAATCAGAAGCGCAAGGAAAGGCTGGTCAAGAAGTTCGCTGGCCGGCGTGCGCGTCTGAAGGAAATCGTGAATGATGAATCCCTCAGCATTGAGGAGCGTTTTGACGCTTCTCTCAAGCTGGCGCAGGTGCCGCGTAATTCGTCGGCAACGCGTTTGCGCAATCGCTGTGAAGTGACGGGCCGTCCGCGTGCTTTCCATCGCAAGATGAAGATGTCGCGTATCGCCGTTCGGGAACTAGGCTCCAAGGGCCTGATCCCCGGACTCGTCAAGTCGAGCTGGTAA